CCAAGCATGTCAGTCAGGGTGTCAACGTCATCAATGAGGTCAATGATCTTCCGCTGATACTTGGGCGGAATGCTCACAGGGCGCATGGCAAGCCACTGCATGGCTTCCTGCGCATCATCAAGGACATTGTCCTGAGCCTTGGTGTAGTTCAGGAACAGAGTCTTGTCGACAGGCATGAACAGACCGCGCGGCAGGTGGTTACGAATCCTGCGCTTGATGAGGTCAGCCTGATTTTCAATGTGATCTATCTGCTTCGTGAGTTCCATGAACTCACGGCATGCACCACCAGCGACATAGCACTCCATAGAGTCCTTCACCAGTTCGGTGCACTCGTGGATTTTTTCATAGTGATCCACCAGCCCATCGAGAGGGCTGCGGGACGCAAGCAGTCCAAAGAGCGGCAAACGCATCGGGGTCCTCCTTGTTCCTCAAAGTGAGGTATGGGCGTAATATATCAATAAAACGACCACTTTAAAATCTGAAAAATAACGATAGATGTAAACGCGGCAATCGGAACAGTCAGAAGCCAGTAGACCACGATTTTGCCGAGTACGCTAAAGTCAACCGCCTTGAAGCCTCGGGCGAGTCCGACACCTGTAACCGCGCCAACAGTGGCGTGTGTGGTAGAAACAGGCAGGCCCAGCTTGGATGCAACAAGAACAGTGGTTGCAGCGGCAAAATCGACCGCAAAACCACGTGTATTTGTCAGCGTAGTGATTTTTTCGCCAACCGTCGACATAACTCGATGCCCTAAAACGCAAATACCAAGGGCAATACCAGCGCCACCCACTGCCAGAAGCCAGATTGGTACTTCTGCCTGAGTCAGGAAAGAGTGGTGTTTTGCCAGCACGTAAATGGCGGCAATAGGGCCAATGGCGTTGGCGACGTCGTTTGCGCCCTGGGACAGGGCTACATAACAGGAGGTAAAAATCTGGAGGCGGCGGAAAATTGTTTCGACACCTTCGACGCTTTCTTCAACCTTGACCGCGATACGGGTCACCATGATTTTGCCAGCGATCCAGGCCAGAATCGTCAAAAGAGCGACAAGGGCAGTGGATTCATAGACTGACAGAGAAAGCTGTTTGCCGACGGGAGTCTTGAAAAGGAATGAGAATCCGACCAAAACCATCGTGAACGCCATCCAGCGTGGACCCCAGATTTTGGCCTGTTTGATAAACCGCTTGCGCATAAAAATCTTTTTGCGGATCTGCGAAAAGATAAAAAAGGCAATTCCTGCGGCAAGAAATGGCGAAATAATCCAGGAACAGACCACACCGACAAGCTTCATCCAGTTGACGACACTCGGGCCAGCGGCAACAAGACCAAAGCCCAGAATGGAGCCAACAATAGAGTGTGTTGACGAGACCGGGAGCGCGGTGAGTGTGGCGATGAGGACCCAGAGGGCTGCAGCTATCAGCGCGGCAAACATACCGATCATGATGAGCTTGGGGTCGCCAATAACATTGGCGTTGATGATGCCCTTACTGACCGTCGCGGTCACGTGGGAACCAAGGAAAACAGCACCAACAAAGTTGAGTCCACCGGCGATGAAAACCGCCTGTTTTACCGTGATGGCACGGGCACCTACAGCAGACGCCATAGAGTTTGCGACATCGTTGGCGCCAAGGTTAAAGGCCATCAGAAATCCTGCCCCAAGGGACAGGATATAAAAAAGGTCATAAATGTCCATCTGCTCTTCCTTGAGACACTGTGTGACGAAAAAGCTGCACTGCGATGGGCAGTGCTGTGAGCGGCTGCGAGCGATATGTCACAGCTTTGTTACAGAACTGTGTCAAAGGGGTCATGTGGGGTCACATAAACGAAACACAAGAGTTTGAACAGTACCAGACCATTCCTGAGTGCTGCATGGCAAAGGCACCGGGAAAACAGGTGTATTCCCTGATATTGTAGGGAATTAAATTGGTTCAAATAGAAAAAACCAATTGATTTTTTCTTTATCGAAAGAAAAAATTTTGTGATGAAAAGTCTGCAAACTCAAGGGTGGGTGCAGAAAAAAGAAAATCCCGGGCAAAAAATGTCCGGGATCTGTGTTTTTATGCTGTTGCTTTTTCCAGAAGCTGCCGCGCCAGCGCGTCACCCTGAGCGCCGCCGCCAGCCATTCGCTTGAGTTCTTCAAAGACCTGTTTTGCGCTGAGCTGAGAGCAGGACACAGTCGTCAGCTCGTCCACCACCTGCTTGGCCACCTGGAAATGACACGCGGCACGGCTGGCGAGCTGGGGCCAGTGCGTAATCAGGATGATCTGGCGGTTTTGGGCAAGCTGTGTAATCCGGTCTGCAACGTAGTTGAGAGTGAGACCACCGATCCCAGCGTCTACTTCGTCAAAAATAAGGGTTGGGATGCTTTCGCGGGTCATCAGCCCAACAAGGGCAAGCAGGAAACGCGACAGCTCGCCACCAGACGCGATCTGGTCCAGAGGCTGGGGACGCTGGCCGGGGTTTGGGACCCAAAGCATGCGTCCGCGCTGTTCCTCAATGCCGGGGTAAAGTTCTGCTGGTGTGAATTCGAATTCGACCTCGACAGCCTCGTTAAACCCGAGGCCCCGGAGTTCCTGTGCCAGAAGTCCAGAAAGCTCTCCTGCGGCGGTTTCTCGCGCGGCATTGAGGCATTCTATGCACTTTTTAAGACGCGAAGCACAGTCTGTTTCCTGCTTTTCAAGCTGGGCAAGGTCCAAGGCACAGGAATCAAGGAAAGAAATATTGGCATCCATTTCTGCGCGAAATTCAAGAATCTCGTTGAGATTTCGATTCAGTTTGCGCTTGAGCTGGGCCAGCTCAAAAAGCCGGGCTTCAATGTTTTCCAGCTCGCCCTCGCTCTGAGAATTGCGCTGAATGTGATGCAGGCGGGTTTCCAGCTCCCGGAGCTTGAGCCGCATTTCTTCGACGTCTTCGGCATCTTCACGCCAGTCGTCGTCAAGGCTTGCCAGCGCATCCATTTCTCTCGCCAAAAGAGAAATTCGTTCATGCAGGCTGCCTTCTTCGCCATAAAATGCGGCCAGCGCGGTTTCAACAGTCTTGGCCGCGTCGGCGGAGTCTTTGAGCTGCTGTTTTTGCTCCAGAAGTTCATCTTCCTCACCCGGCTGAGGGTCAACTTTTTCAATGAACTGGAGCTGGAATTCCATGAATTCGCGTTTGTCTGACAGCTCCCGCATTTTGCTGCTGAGTTCCTCGCGTTTTTTGAGCAGCTCATGAAGCTCGGCGAGCAGGGCGTTTTTTTGCAAAACAAGCTCTCGGTCATCAAGGAATTCGTCGAGGACTTTTCCCTGATAGGAAGGCGAGAGCAGGCGCTGCTGCCCATGCTGGCTGGTGTGGAGCAAAAGGCGTGGCTTCAGCTCCCGAACAGAGCTTTGTGAACTCAGTCGGTCATTAATGAATATGCGGCTTCGCCCTGTTTCGGCGTTGAGTTCTCGGCGGAGGATGCATTCGTTGCCATCCACCTGAAACACGGCTTCCACAGAAGCTTTGTTTGTGCCTGGGCGCACCATGTCTTTACCGAGTTTGTCCCCGGTCAAAAAACTGAGTGCACGAAGGATAAAGCTTTTGCCAGCGCCGGTTTCGCCTGTCAGGACGTTAAGGCCTGAAGCGAACTCAAGTTCGACGTCGTCGATAAGGGCGAGATGTTGTATGCGAAGGTATTCAAGCATGGTTTTCCTGAGAGAAACAGTATCCCGACTGTCGTAAATTTACCAGTTCCTTTCCTCGGGCAGATTTTGTGCTTAAGGTCCCAAAATAATAATGCTAACTGTAATCTATCTTGTAACTCTTGAGGATAGTTAATTTTTTGATGCAAAGTGAGCGCAAAGTCCATATTGTATCCGCAAAAATATAATGGAAAAGCAGGCTCGAAACTGGCACTATTGCAATGGGAAAAGTATAACTTGTTGTCAATATTTACTCTTGGATGAAAAACATAACGATTTTTTTTGCCGGAGTTAGCCGGTAGGGAGTCTCCTTTATGACGAGCAACGAGCATTCGGATAATAATTCTTACGACTGGTTCATTCCAGAAGAAAGTCGGGATCACTTGCGGGAAGCCTTTGAGGAACTTCAGAAACCAGTGTATCTGGAACTCTTTACCCGTAACGGTGACAACGATGCCTACAACGAAGCAACCGTTCGCTTTTGCCGCGACTTGGCAGTGTTGTCCGACAAGGTTGTACTTGCGGAATATTCCACTGACAGTGAACAGGCTTCGAA
Above is a window of Desulfobaculum bizertense DSM 18034 DNA encoding:
- a CDS encoding DUF47 domain-containing protein: MRLPLFGLLASRSPLDGLVDHYEKIHECTELVKDSMECYVAGGACREFMELTKQIDHIENQADLIKRRIRNHLPRGLFMPVDKTLFLNYTKAQDNVLDDAQEAMQWLAMRPVSIPPKYQRKIIDLIDDVDTLTDMLGPALKATLGLLYTEHLDRRGTKDQFWAIRKKRHAIFKAKNKLISEIYNEDMDFKDIYQLFHFVEKLHGMAHNTENCADILRSMIAR
- a CDS encoding inorganic phosphate transporter gives rise to the protein MDIYDLFYILSLGAGFLMAFNLGANDVANSMASAVGARAITVKQAVFIAGGLNFVGAVFLGSHVTATVSKGIINANVIGDPKLIMIGMFAALIAAALWVLIATLTALPVSSTHSIVGSILGFGLVAAGPSVVNWMKLVGVVCSWIISPFLAAGIAFFIFSQIRKKIFMRKRFIKQAKIWGPRWMAFTMVLVGFSFLFKTPVGKQLSLSVYESTALVALLTILAWIAGKIMVTRIAVKVEESVEGVETIFRRLQIFTSCYVALSQGANDVANAIGPIAAIYVLAKHHSFLTQAEVPIWLLAVGGAGIALGICVLGHRVMSTVGEKITTLTNTRGFAVDFAAATTVLVASKLGLPVSTTHATVGAVTGVGLARGFKAVDFSVLGKIVVYWLLTVPIAAFTSIVIFQILKWSFY
- a CDS encoding DNA repair protein RecN codes for the protein MLEYLRIQHLALIDDVELEFASGLNVLTGETGAGKSFILRALSFLTGDKLGKDMVRPGTNKASVEAVFQVDGNECILRRELNAETGRSRIFINDRLSSQSSVRELKPRLLLHTSQHGQQRLLSPSYQGKVLDEFLDDRELVLQKNALLAELHELLKKREELSSKMRELSDKREFMEFQLQFIEKVDPQPGEEDELLEQKQQLKDSADAAKTVETALAAFYGEEGSLHERISLLAREMDALASLDDDWREDAEDVEEMRLKLRELETRLHHIQRNSQSEGELENIEARLFELAQLKRKLNRNLNEILEFRAEMDANISFLDSCALDLAQLEKQETDCASRLKKCIECLNAARETAAGELSGLLAQELRGLGFNEAVEVEFEFTPAELYPGIEEQRGRMLWVPNPGQRPQPLDQIASGGELSRFLLALVGLMTRESIPTLIFDEVDAGIGGLTLNYVADRITQLAQNRQIILITHWPQLASRAACHFQVAKQVVDELTTVSCSQLSAKQVFEELKRMAGGGAQGDALARQLLEKATA